The following proteins are co-located in the Marinomonas profundi genome:
- the rnk gene encoding nucleoside diphosphate kinase regulator has protein sequence MQRPQITISSLDAVRLEKLLDSLSSSQFPNKDDLQEEIDRADIVEPKEMPDNIVTMNSTVTFKVLSSEKEFSKTLVYPKDANGAEDCISVLAPVGSALLGLKEGEQIDWPKPNGDVLSVVIIKVDYQPERAGEFQR, from the coding sequence ATGCAGAGACCACAAATAACCATTTCATCATTAGATGCTGTGAGGTTGGAGAAATTACTGGATTCATTAAGTTCTTCACAATTTCCTAACAAGGACGATTTACAGGAGGAAATTGATCGCGCCGACATTGTTGAGCCAAAAGAGATGCCTGACAATATTGTGACGATGAATTCGACGGTGACCTTTAAGGTCTTATCGTCGGAAAAAGAGTTTTCAAAAACCTTGGTATACCCCAAAGATGCTAATGGTGCAGAAGACTGTATTTCTGTTTTAGCGCCTGTTGGCAGTGCGTTACTTGGGCTAAAAGAAGGTGAGCAAATTGATTGGCCCAAGCCAAATGGTGATGTGTTGTCTGTTGTCATTATCAAGGTGGATTATCAGCCGGAACGAGCGGGTGAGTTCCAGCGTTAG
- a CDS encoding MDR family MFS transporter, with the protein MYSKHIIKDWQILSPAGRVLVINGFTFNLGFFMLLPYLADHLHHDLGISGWYVGVIIGLRVLSQQGLFLVGGTLGDRLGYKRLILLGCAVRIIGFALLGVGQSIPILLLGAFFSGFAGALFTPSSQAYLASEYPEPKARAKVFALQNLTSEAGMLLGPLVGLSLLYVDFALVGLISSALFTLLFIIQWRFLPELDSQKAQTSAQQPFWQQWRKMLTHKAFMQFVLCSSVYHLLFHQLYIAVPHQIRSVTQDVSIITWVFVTSSVMGVLMQMPVSRFVASHLGTARGVGFGMAIMGSGYLWLNLSFSYLPALPFILCAVFFSLGSMLVLPLLGAYVPKFCSSKELGSHYGLYSCIGGIYAFTGNISSGWLLSSTNLSHGWIWAGLATFGILSGTLLFRQITHHANRKEEIFLD; encoded by the coding sequence ATGTATTCCAAACACATCATTAAAGACTGGCAGATACTCTCGCCGGCCGGCCGCGTATTAGTCATCAATGGCTTTACCTTTAATCTTGGCTTTTTCATGCTATTGCCCTATCTTGCGGACCATTTACACCATGATCTAGGCATCAGTGGTTGGTATGTGGGGGTTATTATTGGTCTAAGAGTGTTAAGCCAACAAGGTCTATTTTTAGTGGGCGGCACTTTAGGTGACAGATTAGGCTACAAGCGCTTAATCCTATTGGGCTGTGCCGTTCGTATCATCGGATTTGCTTTATTAGGTGTGGGTCAAAGTATTCCAATCTTGTTATTAGGGGCATTTTTTTCAGGTTTTGCTGGTGCACTCTTTACCCCCAGCAGCCAAGCCTATTTAGCGTCTGAGTATCCCGAACCGAAAGCCAGAGCAAAAGTCTTCGCCTTGCAGAACCTAACATCTGAAGCGGGGATGTTACTCGGTCCGCTCGTCGGCTTGTCTCTGCTTTATGTGGATTTTGCCTTGGTGGGGCTGATCTCATCGGCTCTATTTACGCTACTCTTTATCATTCAATGGCGTTTTTTGCCTGAACTTGACTCACAAAAAGCCCAGACAAGCGCTCAGCAGCCGTTTTGGCAACAATGGAGAAAGATGCTAACGCATAAAGCCTTCATGCAATTTGTCCTCTGCTCATCCGTTTACCATTTGCTTTTTCATCAACTTTACATCGCTGTGCCACATCAAATCCGCTCCGTCACTCAAGACGTCAGCATCATTACCTGGGTTTTCGTCACCTCTTCCGTGATGGGAGTACTCATGCAAATGCCTGTCAGCCGATTTGTGGCATCACACTTAGGCACCGCTCGTGGAGTAGGGTTTGGGATGGCGATCATGGGATCAGGTTATCTGTGGCTTAATCTCAGTTTTTCTTACTTACCCGCACTGCCGTTTATTCTCTGTGCCGTCTTTTTTAGCTTAGGCTCAATGCTAGTATTGCCGCTTTTAGGCGCCTATGTGCCTAAGTTTTGCTCGTCTAAAGAATTGGGTAGCCATTACGGTTTATATTCCTGCATTGGTGGTATTTATGCCTTTACTGGCAATATCAGCAGCGGCTGGCTGCTATCGTCGACCAACCTATCTCATGGCTGGATTTGGGCTGGATTGGCCACGTTTGGCATCTTGTCTGGCACACTGCTTTTTCGACAAATAACACACCATGCAAACAGAAAAGAAGAGATTTTTTTGGATTGA
- the fucP gene encoding L-fucose:H+ symporter permease translates to MKNQNTVPQASLSAQFVYPNMRIAFILLITCFAAWGVAANMTDPLVKVFSKIFTMSTFESALVQFAYYGAYFCLAIPAAFINARYSYKAGVLTGLALAILGALAFYPASVSMTYGFFLAALFILAAGLSILETSANPFVMTMGPEGSATRRLNLAQAFNPVGTNIGVFLAATLILPNLNTASAEERASMAPEMLRNIRADELNSVMTPYVGMAFVLMVIWALIYFMRLPKSANKVNVDVAQKIDFKATLCRLISRKQYRWGVVAQFFNVAAQTCTWTFTIQYVQETLGGTEASASDYLQYSLIIFLVSRFVMTWLMGFFRPAVLLSVLALLGSVLCLYAVMAPGVTGVWAIVSISACLSLMFPTIYSIALNGLGEDTKFGSAGLVMAILGGAVMPLIQGATIDTYGAIVSYVVPAVCFLVVAAYGVCSVKNTSV, encoded by the coding sequence ATGAAAAATCAAAATACAGTTCCTCAAGCGTCCCTTTCTGCTCAGTTTGTTTATCCAAATATGAGAATCGCGTTTATTTTATTGATTACCTGCTTTGCTGCGTGGGGCGTTGCGGCCAACATGACAGACCCCTTAGTGAAGGTGTTCAGTAAAATTTTTACCATGAGTACCTTTGAATCCGCTTTAGTGCAGTTCGCTTATTACGGGGCGTATTTCTGTTTGGCGATTCCGGCGGCGTTTATCAATGCGCGTTATTCTTACAAAGCGGGTGTCTTGACCGGTTTGGCTTTGGCGATTTTGGGTGCCTTGGCGTTTTACCCGGCTAGTGTGTCTATGACCTATGGTTTCTTTTTGGCCGCGCTGTTTATTTTGGCGGCGGGCTTGTCGATTTTAGAAACCTCAGCCAATCCTTTTGTGATGACCATGGGCCCTGAGGGCAGTGCCACACGTCGTTTGAATTTAGCTCAGGCGTTCAACCCAGTTGGCACCAATATCGGTGTGTTTTTAGCGGCGACCTTGATTCTGCCGAATCTCAATACCGCATCCGCAGAAGAAAGAGCCAGCATGGCACCAGAGATGTTACGCAATATTCGAGCGGATGAGCTGAACAGCGTGATGACGCCTTATGTGGGCATGGCGTTTGTGTTGATGGTGATTTGGGCATTGATCTATTTTATGCGTTTGCCAAAATCAGCGAATAAAGTCAATGTTGATGTGGCCCAAAAAATTGATTTTAAGGCGACCTTATGCCGATTGATTTCGAGAAAACAGTACCGCTGGGGTGTGGTTGCACAGTTTTTTAACGTTGCGGCGCAAACCTGTACTTGGACCTTTACCATTCAATATGTACAAGAAACATTAGGTGGCACCGAAGCCAGCGCGTCTGATTACTTGCAGTACAGTTTGATTATTTTCTTGGTGTCGCGTTTTGTGATGACTTGGTTGATGGGCTTTTTCCGTCCTGCTGTGTTGTTGAGTGTGTTGGCTCTATTGGGGAGCGTCTTGTGCCTTTACGCTGTGATGGCGCCAGGTGTGACCGGTGTTTGGGCAATTGTGTCTATTTCGGCCTGTTTGTCTTTGATGTTTCCAACGATTTACAGCATTGCGTTGAATGGCCTTGGTGAGGATACCAAATTTGGCTCGGCCGGTTTGGTGATGGCGATCTTAGGTGGTGCGGTAATGCCATTGATCCAAGGCGCTACTATTGATACATATGGCGCGATTGTTTCCTATGTTGTGCCTGCTGTCTGCTTCTTGGTCGTGGCGGCTTATGGTGTGTGTTCAGTGAAAAACACCTCGGTTTAA
- a CDS encoding zinc/cadmium/mercury/lead-transporting ATPase codes for MPRQSSTHIPHQHREVQTLSWRVSGMDCASCARSIERAVSSIDGVVSANVVFSTEKLQVDAISDVSNQIEAAVKKIGFDSRSLNAKADSSSLLSSPQPWREYVPIVGLALLMLLSWGITQFNPWFGETAFIVTTLVGLVPIMKKSWRMMRSGSPFAIETLMSVAAIGALFIGATAEAAMVLLLFMIGESLESFAANRARKGVSALMALLPEEALIIKKGVRQTIAIADLRPEDEIEVSPGERLPADAVLLSDMASFDESALTGEAVPVERLQGEKIPAGSLLVDNVVRLNVVSQPGNNAIDRILHLIEEAEERKAPLERFLDKFSRIYTPVIMLISVLVILIPPLMYGQAWDTWIYRGLALLLIGCPCALVISTPAAITSGLAAATRRGALIKGGLALEQLGRVETIAFDKTGTLTKGQPSVTNVLTFNDSSVDALLAAASAVEMGSHHPLAKAIVEYTEQQGIALVHADNRKTLAGIGVEGDFAGKKIRISAPSKLDRVLEDAMQQHIIALEKEGKTVVLLLEDERLWGLIALQDTLREDAKAALDDLRSLGVKGVMLTGDNARAAAVIAAQLNIDFQASLLPEDKVAAVIKLNQQQATAMVGDGINDAPAMKAATIGIAMGSGTDVALETADAALTHNRLQGLADMIRLSRATNANIRQNITIALGLKAVFLVTTLLGITGLWLAVLADSGATALVTANALRLLRQR; via the coding sequence ATGCCCCGTCAATCATCAACACATATTCCTCATCAGCATCGAGAGGTGCAAACGCTAAGCTGGCGAGTCAGCGGTATGGATTGCGCCAGTTGTGCGCGTTCTATTGAACGTGCGGTTTCTTCTATCGATGGTGTGGTAAGCGCCAATGTGGTTTTCTCCACCGAAAAATTGCAGGTGGACGCTATTTCTGATGTGTCCAATCAAATTGAAGCGGCGGTGAAAAAAATTGGTTTTGATTCACGGTCTTTGAACGCTAAAGCGGATTCTTCTTCATTACTTTCCTCTCCTCAGCCATGGCGTGAATACGTGCCTATTGTGGGATTAGCGCTGCTGATGTTGCTGAGTTGGGGGATAACGCAATTCAATCCATGGTTTGGTGAAACCGCCTTTATTGTCACCACCTTGGTTGGCTTAGTGCCTATTATGAAAAAGTCATGGCGCATGATGCGCAGCGGCTCGCCGTTTGCCATTGAAACCTTAATGAGTGTCGCGGCAATCGGCGCGTTATTTATTGGCGCTACAGCCGAAGCGGCGATGGTGTTGTTGCTCTTTATGATTGGCGAGAGTTTAGAATCTTTTGCCGCCAATCGTGCGCGCAAAGGCGTGAGTGCCTTGATGGCTTTGTTGCCGGAAGAAGCTTTGATCATCAAAAAGGGCGTGCGCCAAACAATCGCCATTGCCGATTTACGCCCAGAGGATGAAATTGAAGTATCACCGGGTGAGCGTTTGCCTGCGGATGCGGTGCTTTTGTCTGATATGGCAAGTTTTGATGAAAGTGCGTTGACGGGGGAAGCGGTTCCGGTTGAACGTTTGCAGGGCGAGAAAATACCCGCTGGCAGTTTGTTGGTGGATAACGTTGTGCGTCTTAACGTGGTGTCGCAACCGGGTAATAATGCCATTGATCGAATTTTGCATCTGATTGAAGAAGCCGAAGAACGCAAAGCACCGCTTGAACGTTTCCTTGATAAATTTAGTCGAATTTATACGCCAGTGATCATGTTGATCTCTGTCTTGGTGATCTTGATTCCGCCTTTGATGTATGGCCAAGCTTGGGATACTTGGATTTATCGTGGTTTGGCCTTGCTGCTAATTGGCTGTCCTTGTGCTTTGGTGATTTCTACGCCAGCGGCGATTACTTCGGGTCTGGCGGCGGCAACGCGCCGTGGCGCTTTAATTAAAGGAGGCTTGGCGTTAGAGCAGCTTGGTCGAGTCGAAACCATCGCCTTTGATAAAACCGGTACCTTAACCAAGGGTCAGCCTAGTGTTACCAATGTGCTTACTTTTAATGATTCAAGTGTTGATGCGTTATTGGCGGCCGCGTCGGCGGTTGAAATGGGCTCTCATCATCCATTAGCTAAGGCCATTGTTGAATATACCGAGCAACAGGGTATTGCCTTGGTTCATGCCGATAACCGCAAAACCTTAGCGGGGATTGGGGTGGAAGGGGATTTTGCGGGTAAAAAAATTCGCATCAGCGCACCCAGTAAATTAGATCGAGTTCTAGAAGATGCAATGCAACAGCACATTATTGCCCTTGAAAAAGAAGGCAAAACCGTCGTTTTGCTACTAGAAGACGAGCGCTTGTGGGGGTTAATTGCGCTGCAGGATACGCTACGAGAAGACGCCAAAGCGGCCTTAGACGACCTTCGTTCTTTGGGCGTTAAAGGGGTGATGTTAACCGGTGATAATGCGCGCGCCGCAGCGGTGATCGCGGCGCAACTGAATATCGATTTTCAGGCGAGTTTATTACCAGAAGACAAGGTTGCGGCGGTCATTAAGCTGAATCAACAACAGGCGACGGCCATGGTGGGCGATGGCATAAACGATGCGCCAGCGATGAAAGCCGCCACGATTGGTATTGCCATGGGCAGCGGCACCGATGTGGCGTTGGAAACCGCTGATGCGGCGTTAACCCATAACCGTTTGCAGGGCTTGGCGGATATGATTCGCTTGTCCCGCGCGACCAACGCTAATATCCGGCAAAATATCACCATTGCTTTAGGATTAAAGGCGGTATTTCTGGTGACGACTTTGTTAGGCATAACGGGGTTGTGGTTGGCGGTATTGGCGGATTCTGGCGCCACGGCGTTGGTGACAGCGAACGCGTTACGATTGCTTAGACAGCGCTAA
- a CDS encoding methyl-accepting chemotaxis protein, protein MKVSHKVVLCASVVVVLAFSAYSWLQYASLRAAMFEKTTTNTQESSQALALQVDNWLKNKMDLIESISQAVDADFSQETIQNAFDLPIYKKEFLLLFGGLDANNGSRITNDPNWNPPGWDARKRPWYETSKKYDQAALTEPYLSTEGEILISVVAALSDRGQFKGAFGGDLSLNVVSDAVNTMNFDNTGYAFLLNKSGKIISHPNADLNGKSVADLFQGGVPSLSGDLVPNRLADDSSVYTSFTPLPNLYGADWYIGVVLDEDKLFADVRAFGWGAFWGTLIAALLVSIVLYLVVTRLLRPLRALRESLQGINGGEGDLTKRLDITSNDEFGDVSGEFNKFVVYLQHLIREVKGQSLRVRENTDKTAASSARSSAELYTQLNELDQLATAMHEMSATAHDVADNAQTAASRANQADVAAKEGEMVVERTTASIDQLTDKMGGVVKTINELVVYSGNIESILTVITDIADQTNLLALNAAIEAARAGEQGRGFAVVADEVRTLASKTQESTEQIQKMIQQLQTGVRGAEKEILESRESANATQQIASQAKASLEAIRTSINEINDMTIQIAAAAEEQSATSNEINRNTTNIRDISQSVSDAATEQSTLCETMVEITTEQATSLDKFKV, encoded by the coding sequence ATGAAGGTGTCCCATAAAGTTGTCTTGTGTGCTTCTGTCGTTGTTGTTTTAGCATTCTCGGCGTACTCATGGTTGCAATATGCCAGCCTCCGAGCGGCCATGTTTGAAAAAACAACCACGAATACTCAAGAAAGTAGTCAAGCGCTGGCTTTGCAAGTCGATAATTGGCTTAAAAATAAAATGGATTTAATTGAATCTATTTCTCAGGCAGTCGATGCGGATTTTAGCCAAGAGACGATCCAAAATGCGTTTGATTTGCCTATATACAAAAAAGAATTTCTTCTCTTGTTTGGCGGTTTAGACGCCAATAATGGTAGTCGTATTACCAATGACCCAAATTGGAACCCACCGGGTTGGGATGCTCGAAAGCGTCCTTGGTATGAAACCAGTAAAAAGTATGACCAAGCGGCACTGACAGAACCCTATTTGTCTACCGAGGGCGAAATTTTGATTTCTGTTGTCGCGGCTCTTTCTGATCGCGGACAATTTAAAGGTGCTTTTGGTGGCGATTTGAGCCTAAACGTCGTCTCTGATGCCGTTAATACCATGAATTTTGATAATACCGGATACGCTTTTTTACTGAATAAATCGGGCAAAATTATTAGCCACCCTAATGCCGACTTAAATGGCAAATCCGTTGCGGATTTATTTCAAGGCGGTGTGCCTTCGTTGAGTGGCGACTTGGTGCCTAACCGTCTTGCTGATGATAGCTCTGTGTATACGTCTTTTACTCCTTTGCCAAATCTATATGGTGCTGATTGGTATATTGGTGTCGTTTTAGATGAAGACAAGTTATTTGCTGATGTTCGTGCGTTTGGTTGGGGGGCGTTTTGGGGAACATTAATCGCCGCGCTGCTTGTGTCTATCGTGTTGTACTTGGTCGTCACGCGTTTGTTGCGCCCATTACGAGCATTACGCGAGTCTTTGCAAGGTATTAACGGTGGCGAAGGCGATCTGACAAAACGCCTAGACATTACCAGTAATGACGAGTTTGGTGATGTATCGGGTGAGTTTAATAAATTTGTTGTCTACTTACAGCACTTAATTCGTGAGGTAAAAGGCCAGTCTTTACGAGTCCGTGAAAACACGGATAAAACCGCTGCGTCTTCTGCGCGCTCTTCTGCTGAGCTTTATACTCAACTGAATGAGCTGGATCAGCTGGCGACCGCTATGCATGAAATGTCTGCGACCGCACATGATGTGGCCGACAACGCCCAAACTGCGGCAAGTCGTGCGAATCAAGCCGATGTTGCTGCGAAAGAAGGTGAAATGGTGGTAGAGCGCACAACCGCGTCGATTGATCAACTTACCGATAAAATGGGCGGCGTTGTTAAAACCATTAATGAACTGGTTGTTTACAGTGGCAATATTGAATCGATTCTAACCGTAATTACCGACATAGCGGATCAAACCAATCTGTTGGCGTTAAACGCAGCTATTGAAGCGGCGCGAGCGGGCGAACAAGGACGAGGTTTTGCTGTAGTTGCCGATGAAGTAAGAACCCTAGCATCAAAAACGCAAGAGTCGACTGAGCAGATACAGAAGATGATTCAGCAGTTGCAGACCGGAGTACGAGGAGCAGAAAAAGAGATTCTCGAAAGCCGAGAAAGTGCCAACGCGACTCAGCAGATTGCGAGTCAGGCAAAAGCCTCGTTAGAAGCGATTCGTACCAGCATTAATGAAATCAATGACATGACGATTCAGATTGCCGCTGCGGCAGAAGAACAAAGCGCCACGTCGAATGAAATAAACCGTAACACCACCAATATTCGCGACATCAGTCAATCGGTTTCCGATGCCGCCACAGAGCAATCAACCCTGTGTGAAACCATGGTAGAAATTACGACAGAGCAAGCAACATCGTTAGACAAATTTAAAGTCTAA
- a CDS encoding acyl-CoA thioesterase: MLNKTQIKVRGYHLDLFQHVNNARYLEFIEEGRWAFFDEFFDKDDWMQQDLVWPVVNININFKSEANFGDLLEVQTRYVKIGNRSITMKQTIFNTQTNDTVVEADVTYVCFSKAAKAAIPFPDDFRQRVELSIAAFE; this comes from the coding sequence ATGCTCAACAAGACGCAAATTAAAGTACGCGGCTATCATCTCGACCTTTTTCAACACGTCAACAACGCCCGCTACTTAGAATTTATAGAAGAAGGCCGCTGGGCGTTTTTTGATGAATTTTTTGATAAAGACGACTGGATGCAACAAGATCTCGTCTGGCCCGTGGTCAACATAAACATCAACTTCAAGTCCGAAGCCAATTTTGGAGATCTGCTCGAAGTGCAAACCCGCTATGTCAAAATCGGCAACCGCAGCATCACCATGAAGCAAACCATTTTCAACACACAAACCAACGACACCGTAGTGGAAGCCGACGTGACGTATGTGTGTTTCTCCAAAGCCGCAAAAGCCGCCATTCCCTTTCCTGATGACTTCAGACAAAGAGTAGAGCTGTCTATTGCGGCTTTTGAATGA
- a CDS encoding pentapeptide repeat-containing protein: MDKLAKTRQLPNEDAFEGQTFTDLSMVQESVSRKVFESCVFDSCDFTEAFFDACTFKDCQFRQCKLTAVNVRNSKFSEVQFYESKVLGVDWTKAYWRGLSLGSSLFFKECLVNASSFYGLKQSGIVFEDCRAHDVDFREATLSRARFSGTDLSNSLFVNTNLTGADFNGATHYDIDVTRNILKGAIFCRYEAVGLLTSLGIKLV, translated from the coding sequence ATGGACAAGTTAGCGAAGACACGACAATTACCGAATGAAGATGCGTTTGAAGGACAAACCTTTACTGACTTGTCTATGGTGCAGGAAAGTGTGAGCCGCAAGGTGTTTGAGTCTTGCGTGTTTGATTCTTGTGATTTTACCGAAGCATTTTTTGATGCTTGTACCTTTAAAGATTGCCAGTTCCGTCAGTGCAAGTTGACGGCGGTAAATGTAAGAAACAGTAAGTTTTCAGAGGTGCAATTTTATGAATCAAAAGTATTAGGTGTGGATTGGACAAAAGCCTATTGGCGTGGCTTATCGCTGGGGTCGTCGTTGTTTTTTAAAGAATGTCTGGTCAATGCGTCGTCATTTTATGGTTTGAAACAGTCGGGTATTGTTTTTGAAGATTGTCGTGCGCACGATGTGGATTTTCGCGAAGCGACCCTGTCGCGGGCGCGTTTTTCTGGTACGGATTTAAGTAATAGTTTGTTTGTGAATACGAACCTTACGGGGGCAGATTTTAATGGCGCGACCCATTACGATATTGATGTCACGAGGAACATCCTTAAAGGTGCGATATTTTGTCGTTACGAGGCGGTTGGGTTATTAACGTCACTTGGTATTAAATTGGTTTGA
- a CDS encoding hydrolase, producing MLRKDKTGLVVIDVQGKLATIVDDSEVFIANLVKLVKAAKLLGLPILWLEQNPEKLGATVPALREVLDMVEPIAKYSFSACGEPVFVEAVKKTKVNTWLMSGIEAHICVYQTALGLLDLGYEVELVSDCVSSRALSNKDMALAKLARKGAEITSLEMCLFELIGDCRADEFRGALNLIK from the coding sequence ATGTTAAGAAAAGACAAAACGGGTTTGGTAGTGATCGACGTGCAGGGAAAGCTAGCCACTATTGTTGATGACAGCGAGGTGTTTATCGCCAATCTCGTCAAGTTAGTGAAAGCCGCGAAACTATTGGGCTTGCCGATTTTGTGGTTGGAACAAAATCCAGAAAAACTGGGGGCAACGGTTCCTGCATTACGCGAGGTGCTGGACATGGTTGAGCCGATTGCGAAGTATTCTTTTAGTGCCTGTGGTGAGCCCGTATTTGTCGAAGCGGTTAAAAAAACCAAGGTAAATACTTGGTTGATGAGCGGCATTGAAGCCCACATTTGCGTGTATCAAACGGCGCTAGGTTTGCTGGATTTAGGCTATGAAGTGGAATTGGTAAGTGATTGTGTGTCGTCACGAGCGCTGAGCAATAAAGACATGGCGCTCGCCAAGTTGGCTCGAAAAGGTGCGGAAATAACCAGCCTTGAAATGTGCTTGTTTGAATTGATTGGTGACTGTCGAGCGGATGAATTTAGAGGTGCACTAAACTTAATTAAGTGA